The genome window CATTGCCAGATTTAAAAAGGCGCGGAAATTAAAAAGACCAAAGTTCACAACTTTGTGACCGACATTGATGTCGCTCACATCGTGTTCTTCAAGCCATAACTTAAATAATTTAAGGTCTTTACCCCGTAAGACTTTGTAGCCGTTTTTTGAAAGTTCATCAGAATATTTTTTTAAGTATCGCTCTATTGTCCGTTCATCTATTTCAAAAAACCGGGCAACCTGTTCTTTGCTGAAAATATATTCATTCTTATAAACGACAGCTTTTATACCGACCTCTTTTTGTATGGTTTCTATGGCATACCGGTTATTCAATATATTCTGCCGGTCAATAGCTGAAGTTGTTAAACTCTTTTTAATTGATAATTGAGAATTGTCAATTGATAATTTTTTATTTTGCGAGTTCATCTCTTTTTCTCTTTGGATTTTTTAATGATAGAAACTAAAAGTTTCAATAGTGCATCAATATCTTTCTTTAATGATTCAAATTGAACAGATTCAATATAATCGGTTTTCTTTAACAACAGTAACCAATAATCTGTCTCATTTGCTTCTTTCAGAGCGATAGAAAGTTTATGGACAAAATCAGCTTTGCTTTCCGCCTGCTGCGCTTCACGAACCATTGCGCCGATAGAAGTCCCGCTACGCAGAATCTGTTTAGATAAAACAAATTCCTTCTTTTCGGCAACAAGAAATTTATACAGATTAACAACCCGTACAGCGAAATCAAAACTTTTATCTAATACCGCATTCTCTCTCATTCACAATTATCCACGTTTTTAAATGATAATTTGATTTGCTTTTCATTATCAATTATCCATTATCAATTATCCATTTTCCATTATCCATTCTCAATTATCTTAATCTTCCTTCATTAATTGACAATTTAAAATTGATAATTGATAATTCGCCCTGCTTTTCATTATCAATTCTCCATTATCCATTCTCAATTATCTTTATCTTCCTTCATTAATTGACAATTTAAAATTGATAATTGATAATTCGCCCTGCTTTTCATTATCAATTCTCCATTATCC of bacterium contains these proteins:
- a CDS encoding four helix bundle protein, which gives rise to MRENAVLDKSFDFAVRVVNLYKFLVAEKKEFVLSKQILRSGTSIGAMVREAQQAESKADFVHKLSIALKEANETDYWLLLLKKTDYIESVQFESLKKDIDALLKLLVSIIKKSKEKKR